A segment of the Lathamus discolor isolate bLatDis1 chromosome 9, bLatDis1.hap1, whole genome shotgun sequence genome:
GTGAGACGGACGCACAGCGCTCCTCCACCTGCTTTCTACCTCCCCCCAGCCCAGAATACATTACTGGTGCCAGGCCCTGGAGACTGATGGTGACACATGGAGCTGCCATGTGCCAGCTCCAGTCCCAACCTGTGCTCTCAGTGCCCAGGGGAGTGCAGGGTCAGTTCATCTCTCATTAGGACCTGAGCTCCCCTCTGTGCTTGAGGCTTGTGTGGGAGCTCAACATTGGGCTCCATCCTTTCCACAGAAAAGCAAGGTGGGAGCAGCAGAACTGGCTGAAATCCTGGAATATGACCAGCATCTTGCCATGTTTCTCGTGCAGTTCGCAGGTGAAGTTGTGCTTTGTATGCTTGTCCTGACAGCGTGCTTCCCTCAGTGTCTGGTCAGTGTTGGTAGCACACAGAAATGTATGGAGTGGACAGAAGTAACTTTCGGAAGTCTGCTGGCTTCCCCAGTGTGCGTAGCCAGCTTTGCGATCAAACTTATGATTATAGAGCTCTAGCCATGGCACTTAAGCTGAGACTACAGTAGGAAAGACTGCACAAGTCCAACAGCGGGTTTTGAACCTGGGAATGAATCTGGGAAAGCAGATGTTTGGTGTCAAAACGTAACTTCAGAGCCTTGgcatctcctttcccttccttgttttctttcctctgtgttttctaACTGATTGCTGCAGATTGTGTGCTTTGATTTCTTCTAATGTGCATTTCTGTAGCACTTACAACAAGTGCTGTGTCATCAGGTGGCAGATTGTATTCTGGGATCTACTTTATTCTATGCAGAAAAGGACCTCTGTTCAGGCTGAGTAACACTTATGTCGTATATTTACCAGTGTTGGCAAAGGTAAATCCATATTTATAGTAAAGCCTGTGTCAGCCCATTTCTGAAGTTCCTTGTGATGGTGGGTAAGAGCAGTTTGATGGGTACAGTCTGCACTGGCTTTTTAAGTGTaccattaaaatgtttttgggTATGTGACAGTGTCAGAGTACCTGTTACTAAGCTTTTTCTTTGAGTTGCAGGGCAGAGGTTTGTATATCTGGTTCTTACTAGCTGAAGGTCAGGAAAGCCACTGGAGCATGAGTGGCAGCGGTGGGAGGTTGCTGTCAGCATGTGTTATCTTCAGGGTGAGGTGCTCTGCATCCTACATAGCAGCACGAAGCTTGTGCTCAGAGCTCCTGCTCTTGTTCGATTCAACATTAGTAAACCCAGCAGGGAGGACTTGCAAAGGTCCTGTGGGATTCACTCATCCCTGTGGGGAGCTGTTGTCCTGTACAGCCACGGGCGCCCTGCTCGGTGAGCTCAGTGTTGTCAGCTCCTGGTGAAGGGTTGACCTGTTAACCAGTTAACCAGTGCTTTCCATATTGGTCATATTGACCATTTCTGATGTTGCTTTCACTGGTCATGAAGACAAATGGCCAAGCTCTGTTAGCAGGAACTAGTAGTTGGAAAAGTCCTGCCCAGGATCTGGCATGGGACCCAGTGAGGGCAGATACTTCCTTTGATTTATGCCTGGAACATTTTGATCTTCCCTGTCTCTCTCAAGGCCCTTTCAAAACGTGTGCTGTGAAAGCTGGAGCTGTATatagcagcagcacagcccaggaTCAATGTCTGCCAGGGCCAGGCAGGGCTAGGTGGTGGCAGTGCTCTTTGGGACAGTGGGAAGCTGCTGCCTGTCCTCCCATCAGAAacaactctgcttccagaggtGAAGACCACTTACAGCAACATGCTGCTGCCATGTGAGAGGACTCGCTGGCAGTCATCTTGTGCTCATCTTTAAGCGGCCTTGCTTGTTCCTCCTGATCTGTTTTGCTAGGGAGGAATCTTCCAGTAGAAACggattttatatatttttaaattgattttaaaatttttcagGCCCTGCATTATGTCTGCGCCTGATCTTGGGCTCCTCAAAATTCACTCTTGGGAAAATCTCTAGAGATACACACTGGATGTGCTTGGAGGTAAAGGACATGCCAGTGCTCCTGCCATGTATTGCTCTAGAAATGCTGACACTGATCACACACTGAAACCCCtaatttttctcctccctgcttACCTTCCACATAGCACTTCACTGCAAACagaaatctgctgctttctccctttcctggccagctctgcagagcctcagtAAACCTTGGTAAAACCTTGAGGCTTGCTCCCGTGCCTGGTCCCTTTTCTCCTGTGCtaaccagcccagcacagccagggatgctTTGGTAAGGTCAGCATGAAGAGAAAGGGCTTGTGCTGGTGCCTCAGAGTCGCACTGGCTGATTCTGTTCGCTTTtatcctgctctgtgcccaggagagatgcttttctgcagcttcagctTTCTTCTGTGCGTGTTCTTTGTATCCAGCAGGATGTGGTTGGAGCTGCAGCTGAATGGCAGTTTGCTGAAATGGTAGAAGAGGCATTTGGGTCTGAAGGTGGCTGCTATCATGGCATGTACCAATTGTAGGGTAGAAAACCTGACTCAgtgaccagcagcagctcctggctttCTCTGCTCACACAGCCTGGAGcaaaacaaggcaaagtgcctgTGGGAGTTGTCTTGGGCTCCTGGAAGTCCTCATTGGTCTCATGCTGGACTTCACCTGACTTTCCCCAAAACCCATTCCACAAAACTTGTACTTATGTTACTGTCACCTTTAGGCAGTTCCTATGACGTTAGTCCCCCACCTGGGGGAGGAATGACGGGCTGCACCAGTACATGCTGGGACAAGcttctggaaaacagctttgtgAAAAAGGTCTTAAGTGACTTGACCTGTTCTGGGTCTCCTCTCGTTGATCTGCATGCTGGAAGCAGGACACACATTGCTGGTCTGTAGCAAGCTGCACTGAAGTGTGTTGGTTAACACCaggcagctctgtgtgtgtcacCTACAACTGGAGCAGGGTGTCTGTCCATTTCAGCCTAGCAGCACAAATGTCCGGCTGTATCCCTGCTCAGCTGCATCCTTCCCCACACCCAAGCACAGGAAAACACACAAGTTTCATGTTGCCTGTCCCTTCAGGTAGATAACAACAGAGGTAAATCTTACAGCGGCTCCTTTTCAGTTGTCCTGTTCCTGTGCTGTGGCCTGTCTATTTTTAACCTGGACTGGAGATTTGTTCCCCTGGTCCTCATGACTTTGTTGACATTCTGCCTTTGGGgtgttgcagcagcagcattgtgGGCATCTTCCAGAGCCAGGCATGACTATTGTTGTTGCCAGCAGAATGCAACTTCTTTTTTGGCGGCTTCTTGCATTCTCCCCTTTCAGTGGCTGAGAGAGGAGGCCCTTCAGGCTCCCTGTGTCCACTCCCTTGTCTATTTACAGCCGTACAAGTTCTTGGAAGTGGAATCCACTGGAATAGAAATCCCAATGCTACAGTGTCTGGAGGAAAGTTTGGGACAAACACCCTGGGCCATCAGTGCATTGAGATGTTGCCTTTTGTCCTCTGTAGTTCTGCTTTTCTGCCCAGAATACAGGCACACCTTAGCAGAGATGTAGTTGGGTTTATCACTTCATAGAGGatttggttggtgttttttccATTGGCTGTTCAGAGGGAATTTGCAGACAAAAAGATAAATCCAACTGGATATTTTCATGTCCCTTCAGTCTCACATCCCTGTGAGTGCCGAGCATGGCAGCAGGTGGAATAATGAACTCAGTGCTCAGTTAAGGGCAATAAGTTTAGCGCAGAATTGGTCTGCAGTGGATGGAATTCCTTGAATTAGGAAATACACAGGAAGCTACAGAAcaatttttcttcattcctcTTTGATTCAAGTCTGCATGATTGGCTTTTCTTACTCTATACAGTGGTTGGTTGGTTAAGGATGCGTTTGCCTTTGCTCTGTTTCATTATACCCGAGACCCTCAGTCTTGCTCAATTTTGTGAATTGTTCATCAAAGCCTCTTGAGCCCTATGTGATTGAGTGGGAGAAGACCTAAAGTTGTGATGGATGCAGTGGGCAGGTTTTGCTCAGGTTTTGTTGGGCCTTACAGTTGGGCTTCTATAATACCAGTTTTATTTCCCCTTAGAAATGCTCTCCTGTGGGAGAGAGCTGTCTGCCAGACTCTGAATAAAAACTGCAATAGCACATCATGTCTTTGAAGATCATCCAAGATGTGCCTTGGCTTTTGCTAGTAAATAATTCCAAGTGACTTCCCAACTGGTGACAGATGAGGTGGAAATGTTAAGTaactattaaaaatgtattcctGGAAGAACTAGAAAAATCATCTGTCCTCTGAGTTTCCAGACCTGACGTCCTGCATAGTGCAGGGAAGATGCACCCGGGTTTATGCTGGTGAACAGTTTGACTTGTGTAGGACTGTTGGGATTAATGGTAGTGAGCAATGTTTTAAAGTGGTGTCAGTGTGAGATTAGATGAGGTGTAGTTGGGGACAGTAAATGGGAGGTACAGCTCCCGCTGGGACCTGCAGGGCTGCTTGTGCCTGGGACTGGCACTTCTCTCCTTACTGTGATGCTGAAGCATCGCAAACCCATGTAAAAAAAAgtgtctgtatttttctctttcaggctTAAACCCTCTGTCCTTtgatgctgccagcagcagcaaggctctgcagctcagcagcgcTGTGCCACCACGGGAGTTGGAAAGCTCAGCTGAGAATGGAAGTGATTTGggcaagaagaggaagagagcaAATGTTCCTGCGGGTGAGCAGGGGAGTGGGAGGGGGGAGGTGGCCATGGAAGCTGAGATTGAGCAGCCACGTCTGTGTAATGTCTGTGGCTCCACCTGGGTTGCCAGATCACTCTGCCAGATTCTGAGGAGGTAgcactggtgctgctgctgtctctgcttcatctCCCCTTCCAGCATTGAGGAGAAACACCTTCAGATGGCAGTGGGAGTGCTCTGTGCTGGAACAAACTGCCCTCGCTGACAAATCCAGTGCAATTATGACAGTTTGTGAGGAATCAAAGCACACCCCTTGCCTTTAATCGGTGTTCCTTTAAAGCCCCTTAGAGCTATTGATTCTAATGGATAAACTGTAATTCAGATGCACTTGGTGGTGTTTTCATAGACACTGCCTCTGTACAATGTCCTCTGCTCGAGAGGGACAgcactggttttggtttattctttcatttaGCTCTTCCCTATGTGTCAGGTTCAAATCTGATTTTGCATGCTGCTAGTGCAGAGCCTGGCTGGGCAGCATGTGCCCTGCAGAGGAGTTAAGAATGCACTAAGCTCTTAATCACTTTCCTTGCTCTCAGCAGATGGTGGCAGAAATCTAAACCTCGACATTCCGATGGGATTGCCAATGTCAGACCCGACTGCCTGGGCCACTGCAATGAACAACCTGGGGATGGCTCCGCTAGGGATGACAGGACAGCCGCTGCTGCCAGGTACAAGGCTCACCCAGGCTGCGGCCACCTCTCCTTTCAGACATGGCTTTGGGAAGAGCCTATTTCAGTTATTAGGTAAATTCTTACCATGGACTAACCCCATGAATAGGCAGCAAGCGGCTCTTGCTGACATCTCCCCCTCACAGCGCCAGCGGACCCTGCTGGTAGCGGCTGTCCTTACAGCTCAGCTCCTGATGTTCTCAGACTCATGAGCCATCTCCACAAGACATCCAGGTGCACTGCGTCTCCTGTGGCTGCTCACAGGCATTGCTTCCCCAGGGTTCGCAGCTGCTGACCAAATAAAATACCCTTCTTCGACAGCTGTGTTTAGTTTTATATGGCATTGGAGACAAATGTAGGAGCAAAATCAAGGTAAAATACTATTTAGATGTAGTCAGAGGGCTGACTGAAGCCTTAGAAACAAGTCAAGCAGGTTAAGGAAATCAATGAGGTGTTTCCTTAAATGCCTCTGTGTATTTTACCCAGAATTACTGCATGTTCTTATCTGCTGGAGCTGGTACACTTCTCTGGCTTGCCAGGTGATGCCTTAACCCCATGTCACAAGCTGTCCATACTGCTGAACCACTTAATGAAACTGAGCTGGGTTAAGTTTTACACTCTTTCTGGATTTCTTTATGTGGATAAACCTTACTGGGGAAGGTTTTGGCAGTAGGAGATGATGTCTGTGGAGTGGAAAAGGAAGTAGTTTATTTGAACAGAGAAAATTTATTTGGCTGAGGCAATCAACAAGGAAATAGTGCTAAAAAATTAAGGGCACAAATCTAAAGTTCTTGTGTTTTGATGCTCCCTCTGGATTGTTTATTCAGTTCATTTTCACTGGGGAGACTTCTCTAATTGCTGTCTGAGGAATCAGTTGCTGCATGAGTCCAGACCATGACCTGACTCCCTTATTCTCTCCCTCATTTAGATTTTGATCCTGCTCTTGGGATGATGACTGGAATCCCTCCCATCAACCCAATGATGCCAGGCTTGGGAATAGTGCCACCTCCAATCCCTCCAGACATGCCTGCTGTGAAGGAGATCATTCACTGCAAAACCTGCACTCTCTTCCCACCTAACCCACGTAATTGTCTGTTTTGTCCTGTTTCTGTCTGTCTATATAGgaatatgtgtatatatgttaAAAAGTGTGTGAGAGAACAGCTGTGACACTGCTTGGACATAGCTGCTCAGGGTGAGTGGCTGTGACTAGGTGCTGGCAGGCAGCGATGGAGCAATAGGAAAAGCCTGTTCTTGTCCCACCCCAGAAAGCAGTAACAATAAGTCCTCAAGTATAGAGGAGGCAGAGGTTCCAAACCATGGAAGGCAGGTGTAGGACAGGCTTCTCCCTGCAGGACTTGCACAGCCCAGCAGTGGCTCTGCAGGAGTCTGTGGGCTGTGCCAGCTCAGGACAGGCTTGACATTATCAATAGAAACCAAGGACTTGACAGGTTTTTTTTAGCAGCAGTGCTCTCTATGGGAACGAAGACATTTTCCTtacacagagaagctgtgagaGGTGTTTGTAGCTGTGTCTGTCTAGTTCCTGACCAGGTGCCAGCAGATGGCACCCAAGCCTGATGGGCTCCCAGCACTGGGAGTCTGCGCTCCCAGGTCCAGTAATTTAAATAAAGCTCCATCAGTGCCCAGCCTGATGATTTACCTCTTTGTTCACCATCCCCAGAAGCAAACCTGTCTTGCTGTCCTGGAAACAGTTGACAAGCCAGTTCATGTGCTGAGCTGGGGTAGGGGATCTTCCTGCACTTGCCAGGTGGGCACCTGAGCATGGGAATGGGTTTGGTGCTGGAAAACCTCTGACCCAAGTCTCCGCAGTCTCGTGCAGTTTCTTATGTTTGCTGCAGCAATGCAGGTGGGTGAGTGTACTTGGCAGGCTGCTTCTGGCAGACTCAACTTAACTGTCAGCCTGCTTTTATGTTCTGTGGTTCATTTTAACCATAAAAGTAAAAAACGCCAACATTAATTCCTGCTGCACCTCTTGGCTGTACCCATTTCCTTCATCTCTTCCTTTCATAATATCTTTTTAGTTTCAGTTTGGTTCATGACCTTCCCTTAACGTTAATACTTTTGTCCTTTAGGATCCTCTGTCTACATTTTCTATGTATTCTTTCTGTTAGGACAGTCCTTTAAGCTGTGATTTCATAGCACCTCCCATGATGAAGTTTTGAGGTCCTGGTGCTGCTCGTGTTCTATGACTGGAGCTCAGGGAGCCTttgcttgtgccagggagaATGTTTGGAGAGCTGCAGTCTCTTGAGCTCTTTGTTTGGAAGCATGCTGGTAAAGGTACTTATCGTCATGCAGCACCTCAGCAGTACTGTAGATCTGCTTGCTAAGGTTGTGTGCAGTGGAACTGGGTCTGTGTTTGAAGGAAGTCAGGAAAGTGTGGTTGTGTCTCAGCCATACCTGGGGAGATGACCATGGGAAAGGAATATGTGCTGACAACCCCACAACTaacctgctctgctttctgtctcTTGCTCTCCTCAGATCTTCCCCCTCCAGCAACAAGGGAGAGGCCCCCTGGGTGTAAGACGGTGTTTGTTGGAGGGCTGCCAGAGAACAGCACCGAGCAGATCATCATGGAAGTGTTTGAGCAGTGTGGGGAAGTCATCGCCATTCGAAAGAGCAAGAAGAACTTCTGCCACATCCGCTTTGCTGAGGAGTTCATGGTGGACAAGGCTCTTTATCTCTCTGGTAGGTGCATTTCTGTCCTGGATGGCAGGTTACAGTTCTGGGACAGCAATGTGATCTCTTTCTCATGACAGGCTGTGTTGCAGTTGCAAGGTTTCTCTAATGTGTCAGTTCACctcttttctgctgctcttgcttttctgcttaAACACATGGAAAGAGCTGCTAATAGGAAAGCTGGCAATGTTTTATTACCTTGGGCACTGCAAACCCTTGTAAAATACTGGGTACAGTCTGAGGCCATCCCCATCTTTCCTGGATAAATGTCCAGCTAATGCTAAGACAGTATTATCTTCCCTGGAACACATGGGCTCATTTTGCCTGGGGTTTGTTTCATGGAGGCAGAGGCCTCATGGCTGGTGTTCACAGACTGTGGCAGCAGATTTTGCCTTTCCAGCCAAGCCTGCATCTGCTGTGCTGGTCACatcagccctgagcagcctATGCTCCCCACCTGACCCTTCACCATGCTAGAAAAATACAGTAGTACTTTGTTCGCATGCTGAAATCCCTTCCAAATGGATTCTTTCAGTGTATTAACAAACCCAGGTTCTGTCTCCAAAGCCACACTCTTTCCAGAGAGATGAGATTATCAGGATAAGGCAGGGGAATGCTCTTTACTGCTTAAAATAGTGGAAACTTCCCTGTAGCCTGTTTGAGCTGGCTGTAAGTGTTATGTCTCGTTCCAGAGACTGTTGAATCAAGTTAGACTTGCAGTGCCCTCTTAGTAAGAGCTGTGTGTCTGTGGTTATGGCTTCTATGTAGCTAATACAGCTTCTGTAGTCTCTGCTTATAGTTcctcctgctgaaagccatGGTCATATGCACAGTCATCAGTGTCCTCCACACGCAAGTGTTGGTTTTGGATTTGTTCTTTGTCCAAAGTctctctggagctcagattttCTTCCATAGATCCCATGTGTCCTTTTCTTAACTACAGAGCAGAGTCTTCTGGCATGTCTGATGTGAAACTCCAGAACAGGAGTCCTGCAAACCATGCTGGCCTTCTTTGCTGTGTCTCACTTCTCAGTCTTCCTTTCCCACCTCCAACTTCAGGAGTTTGTGAAAGTGTGGAATAATCCAAGGCAGTTCTGCCTTCTCCGTGTGAAGATCTGGGCTTAGTCCCGAGAGGTCTAGTTGTAGCCTAAAAGCTTACCTGCCATTAAGCAGTTGCTGTTCAAGCCCAAGTACCTGCTAGTGTGGAGTGTGCCCCTGTAAGGTGTTGCCTTGCACACGCAAAGCACAAGCAAATCCCAAAGTTTCCTTTTCCAGCAtcgctccctgtacactaaacTCTTCAGGAAACTCCTGTGGTGAggggctttctggctctctagGAATGGGAGATGGGCACTGGTGGGTGGTTGGAGCCTAAGTCACTGATCCTGTGTGAACCCTGTTGTCATCACTGCCAGGCTATCGCATCAGGCTGGGCTCCAGCACAGACAAGAAGGACACTGGGCGCCTGCATGTGGACTTTGCTCAGGCCCGGGACGACCTGTATGAGTGGGAGTGCAAGCAGCGGATGCTGGCACGCGAGGAGCGGCATCGCAGGCGACTGGAAGAGGAGCGCTTCCGCCCGCCCTCCCCACCACCCGTTGTGCATTACTCTGATCATGAGTGCAGCATTGTCGCTGAGAAACTGAAAGGTGAGTGAGTGGTTCTGTGGCTGTGGCCACCCCTTTGTGCAGGTGCTGGGACAGGTTTGTGCTCTCTGGTGGCTGTCTTGCTGAACTGAAATGAGCATGGGCAGATGGAGCCTTCGGTGCTGCTCACCGTCTCTGTTTCAGAATTGTTCTTCTTTCAAAACAACCCTTACTTTACTGCAGTAGtttttccaaaccacttttgttCATGTTACAAGAGCTAATGTAAGTCCTAAGACCTTCTTTGAAGACTAAGAGCTGTGTGTGGCCTGGTTATTTTGGAACTGGAGGGTATTTTTTTCGTGAAAGTGTACGTCTGAATAGACACATGAAATTTTCCAGTAGGTTTCTAGCAGTTGGTCCTCCTCTTGTTTCACCTCAACGAATGGTTTGCTCCATCAGCTTGGTCTTAGCCTTGCCTTCCTTTGTATAGTCTTATATAATCATAAAATCAGGTTTGGGTGAGAAGGGACTTTAAagttcctccagctccaacccctggcCATGGTCAgagacaccctccactagagcaggttgctccaagcccctgtgtccaacctggccttgaacattgccaggaatggggcagccacagcttctctgggcaccctgtgccagcgcctcaacaccctcacagggaagaacttctgcctaatgtctaatctaaatctactgcTGTGCTCTAAAGAATTGTGGTTATCCACGTGGAGGAAGCTGAAAAAGCAGTACAGCAGTGCTGGTGAAAGGATCTGAAAGCTACCCAGGTGCCCCTATCCCATGGTGTAAAAGTGTCCCTCCTTGCTGCAGATGACACGAAGTTCTTGGAAGCCATCCAGACCTTGCTGACCTGGATAGAGCGTGGCGAAGTGAACAGGAGGACTGCCAACAACTTCTACTCCATGATCCAGTCGGCCAACAGCCACGTTCGCAGGCTGGTGAATGAGAAAGCAGCTCATGAGAAAGAGATGGAAGAAGCTAAAGAGAAATTCAAACTTGCTCTCTCAGGGATTCTGGTGCAGTGTGAGTAGTGTTTCCACACTGACTCTTGGTTGTCTGTTGTAGAAAAGATGCTTAATTTCTAAAGTCTGGAGAGGCCACACTAAAAGGGCTccagaagagaagcagcatcacTCTGTGCAGCTACAATTAATTTGTCAGCATGTATCAGTAACTTGGCAAAACTCTCTTGTGATTCTTTTTGTTGGAGTAAAAGTCCATATGTGGGGGGAGGAGAGAATgagttcttaatttttttcctcttctaattATAGTCTGTTAGTAGTTCTGTCATCTTTTCAACTTCACTTCAGTGCACAGACAAGGTAAGTCCCTGGTAATCTGGTGCCTCAGCGAAGTGTGCAGGATTTGTTCACCAAAGGTAGGATGCAGCAGAGTGTTCCCAAAACACTGTTCTCAGGTGCAACTGAAAGCCTGTGGCAGAACAGCATTTCCAACCTGAGTCTTCCAAATCCCAGTACTTACTAAACCATGAAGAGGCATGGCTATATTTAGTTCCAGGGTGGGATTTATAACAGTTCCTCAAACTATTCATTGCCTCTCACACATCCTTTCCTTAGTAAGTCTGAATAGTTTTTTCACTTGTTACCTTCTAGAGCACCTTCTTCCCATTGTACCAAGTCTCCTTGAGCCCCTGGGCTAGATTGTGAGCAATCTTAACTTCTGGTTTTCTACTCAGCAATTCTGACTGTTACTTGTTTGACACTTGATTTATTTGAAAACTCTTGAATCCTGTTCATGGTTAGAAACATGGGCACATGGTCCAGAGGGAAGCACAGTAAGCACTGCAGAGTAAGTAGCAGTAGACAGCAGCATGTCACTGTGAGCTGTAAAGCTCACCCTGATAGCTCAGCCATTCTTCAGCTTTTTGCTGCTTAGCTAAAgctattttgtgtttttaagaatTACACCTGCTACAACATCACaagcataaaaatatataaattggGTAGATTTGGATGTGCTCTCTGCTGTTGGGTGAGCTGTCATCCAAGGAGAGGTACTTTGGATTGCCAAAACCTGCTGCACATTTTCTAGAGAAATAGAAGGAATAAACCTTGGGAGCAAAGAAGGTCAGTGGCTGGTGCCAGAATCCCTTTTCCATAGTGGGCACAGGTGGGATGTGGTGCTCAGGCTGTGGTGCTGCTCTGTGGGGCTGCACCCGCTGGGCAGGAGACCGCTTAATGCCCCAGCTTTCACAGTTGTATTGAACCTCCTGTTGTAGAGAGCCAGTGCTACCCATGAGCACTGTTACACTcacaggcagtgctgagcagtgtTTTCCAGTGCATTGACCTCCTGCCTGCTTTCCACTGACAGCAGCCTCTTTTCTCAGTAGATCCTTACTCTGGGAGTGTTTGACACTGGCCTGGTGAAGTCCACACTTTTCTTTCCAGGCCCCGAGTCCCTTCCCTGAGAATAGCTTCAGCACAGTACAGTGTTATAAGAGAAGGTTAGCCAAACCACCTGCCTGATTCCACTTTTTTACTCCTTTACTCCTCTTGTTCGCCCTCTCTGGATGATATTCTGGCCTGATTTGACTGCTGATTTGATACTACAGTCGAGCAGATAGTGGCCGTGTACCattctgcctccaaacaaaAGGCTTGGGACCATTTCACGAAAGCTCAGCGTAAGAACATCAGCGTGTGGTGCAAACAAGCAGAGGTTGGTAATCTTTTCTTGTGTTAGATCCTCCAGCACAGTCTCTTTCTTGTCAGGATATTGATGTTAAGTTTGCACAGTGTTCACGTGGATAACACCATGTTCATTCACACTGTAAGATGGGAATTGCTCAGTCGACTCTTGGGTTACAGGTAAAAAATTTTCTCTTGCTATTTATGTTACTGGTAGCAATACATTGACTTCTGTATGTGCAATCATTCATTAGTTATTATTGATCTGTTTGCTGCTGGTTTTAACATTAAAGCAAGATGGATTTCTAGAGAAACAAGAGAAACCTCACAAACCCTGAGCATCATCAGATctattttataacatttttattgACAGACGTGGGAGGTGGAAATAATTGCACTGGACAGAGAGGAAAACTTAAGGGAGGGTGTTCCCGTGTTTATGCATTTATCCCATGCAGTGACACTGCTAGTGGAATAAAGGATTTAAAGGTGGTGAcccttcatcccccagcctcTATAGATAcctgcacttggccttgttaaAAAAtctcatgaggttcacatggcCCCAGTCCTCTAGCCTGGCTGGGTCCCTCTGgctggcattccttccctcctgtggttctgtgttttttccccaggtATCGAGGTCCCTATTCCAAACCAGGAAAACCAGTCCATCTCAGCAAAGCCAGAAGTTGTCTTTCACCTGTAAGATTATTTCACATCAGTGACTTTTCCTGGGAAGTTTCCAGCTGCAGTCTCCCTGTGAGACTGCCCTTCTGGGACTTCCTTTCCAAATCCCACTGGGTCAAGACTTTTTGTAGTAGCTAAAGGAGGAGCAAACATTGTGCTTTATACCTGATAAGTCAGGTATTATTCGGTCAGATTATGCCTCTGAGGCCTAGTGCTCTTTCCTGCTTGCTGAGATTTGTTACTATGACTGGGGTGGGAGCACGCTCTCCATTTGGAGCTGTCTTTTGTTCCAAGGTAAGTTCTCCCGATGGGACGAGGCTGTGAGACCACTGGTGAGGCCTCTTCCAGGAGTACTTGCTGCtgggttcagcctgctggcctCCCCCAGCTTAGGGTCTCCTCTTAAAGGAAGGTGGATGCACAAGATGCCTCTCCTTGGTT
Coding sequences within it:
- the ENOX2 gene encoding ecto-NOX disulfide-thiol exchanger 2 isoform X2 — protein: MGGRGGGARRDRCGCSRRADGEALGAGPGAGGLNPLSFDAASSSKALQLSSAVPPRELESSAENGSDLGKKRKRANVPADGGRNLNLDIPMGLPMSDPTAWATAMNNLGMAPLGMTGQPLLPDFDPALGMMTGIPPINPMMPGLGIVPPPIPPDMPAVKEIIHCKTCTLFPPNPHLPPPATRERPPGCKTVFVGGLPENSTEQIIMEVFEQCGEVIAIRKSKKNFCHIRFAEEFMVDKALYLSGYRIRLGSSTDKKDTGRLHVDFAQARDDLYEWECKQRMLAREERHRRRLEEERFRPPSPPPVVHYSDHECSIVAEKLKDDTKFLEAIQTLLTWIERGEVNRRTANNFYSMIQSANSHVRRLVNEKAAHEKEMEEAKEKFKLALSGILVQFEQIVAVYHSASKQKAWDHFTKAQRKNISVWCKQAEEIRNIHNDELMGIRREEEMEMSDEEIEDPSEMKETEESALVSQVEALKEENDSLRWQLDAYRNEVELLKQEQGKASRDEDTTKEQQMKLLQQALQGMQKHLLKIQDEYKKREAELEKVREDKLKIETLLENLKEQQSIADEEDKERDAIDCQGNESSASRVCVCSQEKDCPVEKTLSNSPVKSEREVLLVGIISTFLHVHPFGASIEYICSYLQRLDSKICTAEVEVLMTRLQNTFRQELSGVGASLEKRWKFCGFDGLKMT
- the ENOX2 gene encoding ecto-NOX disulfide-thiol exchanger 2 isoform X1 → MGGRGGGARRDRCGCSRRADGEALGAGPGAGGLNPLSFDAASSSKALQLSSAVPPRELESSAENGSDLGKKRKRANVPAADGGRNLNLDIPMGLPMSDPTAWATAMNNLGMAPLGMTGQPLLPDFDPALGMMTGIPPINPMMPGLGIVPPPIPPDMPAVKEIIHCKTCTLFPPNPHLPPPATRERPPGCKTVFVGGLPENSTEQIIMEVFEQCGEVIAIRKSKKNFCHIRFAEEFMVDKALYLSGYRIRLGSSTDKKDTGRLHVDFAQARDDLYEWECKQRMLAREERHRRRLEEERFRPPSPPPVVHYSDHECSIVAEKLKDDTKFLEAIQTLLTWIERGEVNRRTANNFYSMIQSANSHVRRLVNEKAAHEKEMEEAKEKFKLALSGILVQFEQIVAVYHSASKQKAWDHFTKAQRKNISVWCKQAEEIRNIHNDELMGIRREEEMEMSDEEIEDPSEMKETEESALVSQVEALKEENDSLRWQLDAYRNEVELLKQEQGKASRDEDTTKEQQMKLLQQALQGMQKHLLKIQDEYKKREAELEKVREDKLKIETLLENLKEQQSIADEEDKERDAIDCQGNESSASRVCVCSQEKDCPVEKTLSNSPVKSEREVLLVGIISTFLHVHPFGASIEYICSYLQRLDSKICTAEVEVLMTRLQNTFRQELSGVGASLEKRWKFCGFDGLKMT